One window of the Brevibacterium limosum genome contains the following:
- a CDS encoding peptidylprolyl isomerase codes for MDHPAPGRSHAVTRHSDDLTLRPESAVLLTLAALAVLALLLLSGCGSSDSGGDSADGSDSSAAAGTCSYPADSQSAAKDVKAPAEEPEAKGTVDATVATSAGDLAVTLDADRTPCTVNSFLSLAAQKYFDDTECHRLTTEGILVLQCGDPTGTGSGGPGYSFADELDGSETYPAGTLAMANSGPDTNGSQFFVVYDDSSLPPDYTVFGQLDEASTKTVADLAAKGTDSGAGDGAPKEKVTITEVTSAE; via the coding sequence ATGGATCATCCTGCGCCCGGTCGCTCTCATGCCGTGACCCGCCACTCTGACGACCTGACCCTCCGCCCTGAATCGGCCGTACTCCTGACCCTCGCGGCGCTGGCCGTCCTCGCCCTTCTGCTGCTGAGCGGATGCGGATCTTCTGATTCCGGGGGCGATTCCGCCGACGGCTCGGACTCTTCGGCCGCCGCGGGAACCTGCTCGTACCCCGCCGATTCGCAGTCCGCGGCGAAGGACGTCAAAGCACCGGCAGAGGAACCGGAGGCGAAGGGCACCGTCGACGCCACCGTGGCGACCAGCGCAGGGGACCTCGCGGTGACTCTTGATGCCGACCGCACCCCGTGCACCGTCAACAGCTTCCTGTCGCTGGCCGCGCAGAAGTACTTCGATGACACCGAATGCCACCGCCTGACCACCGAGGGCATCTTAGTCCTCCAGTGCGGCGACCCCACAGGCACCGGCTCCGGCGGCCCAGGCTACTCGTTCGCCGATGAGCTCGACGGCTCCGAGACCTACCCGGCCGGCACTCTGGCCATGGCCAACTCCGGTCCCGACACGAACGGCTCTCAGTTCTTCGTCGTCTACGACGACAGCTCCCTGCCGCCCGACTACACCGTGTTCGGTCAGCTCGACGAGGCGAGCACGAAGACCGTCGCCGATCTCGCAGCCAAGGGCACGGACTCCGGCGCCGGGGACGGCGCACCCAAGGAGAAGGTGACGATCACCGAGGTCACCTCCGCCGAGTGA